The following are encoded together in the Onychostoma macrolepis isolate SWU-2019 chromosome 03, ASM1243209v1, whole genome shotgun sequence genome:
- the LOC131536999 gene encoding putative uncharacterized protein DDB_G0290521, which translates to MFTCLPSMAPMQFGKFHLDQNFPAMTFHMSSVGFGNCIANIWLSIVLQVVCTLPETVLVPRRYCRARLEKLSPVPRNLTKTKRQTEKKKYTVIKMHVFSPTVNECKRRWKVLRDAFARNRKQKNLPSGSAGGSSREWKYEQVMSFLLPHMQARSSRHTLQLEDVPVDMSIAEDDVELELAELSRPSSPVPPQQRSANPTPSTILRSDTSTPPPASQRSNTPTPHPRVQALISETQTTRQKKRRSNDPTATEQQLLEILTQPTTTPAPYIPKKGDEMYYFALSLVPKLARLCPRNQTKAQVYILTYLSDLEEEEQNMQQSHTTTQPFTSSQQPHSSGFHQYHPTLPCHQSHTQQLHTHHLAQSTPSSTRSGQQHSSSMEDPSSPVYHHF; encoded by the exons ATGTTTACATGTTTGCCATCGATGGCACCGATGCAGTTTGGAAAGTTCCATTTAGACCAAAATTTCCCAGCGATGACTTTCCACATGTCTTCTGTTGGCTTTGGAAACTGCATTGCCAACATTTGGCTCTCAATTGTTCTGCAAGTTGTATGCACACTCCCAGAAACAGTGCTTGTCCCAAGACGATATTGTAGGGCAAGGCTTGAGAAGCTTTCCCCAGTCCCTAGGAatctgacaaaaacaaaaagacaaacagaaaaaaaaaagtacaccgttattaaaatgcatgttttttcccccacagtAAATGAGTGTAAAAGGAGGTGGAAGGTGTTAAGGGATGCCTTTGCAAGAAACAGGAAGCAAAAAAATCTTCCTAGTGGCTCTGCTGGTGGAAGCAGCAGAGAATGGAAATATGAACAAGTGATGTCCTTTCTGCTTCCCCATATGCAGGCCAGAAG TTCCAGGCACACTTTGCAGTTGGAAGATGTACCGGTAGACATGAGTATTGCAGAAGATGATGTGGAGCTAGAATTAGCAGAACTATCAAGGCCAAGTTCTCCAGTGCCACCTCAACAGAGATCTGCAAACCCAACACCCTCTACAATTTTAAGATCTGACACATCCACACCACCACCGGCCAGTCAGAGGTCAAACACTCCCACACCCCATCCCAGAGTGCAAGCTCTAATTAGTGAGACTCAGACAACAAGACAGAAGAAGAGAAGGTCAAATGATCCAACGGCAACAGAGCAACAGCTTTTGGAAATTTTAACACAACCAACTACAACACCTGCACCATATATTCCAAAAAAAGGAGACGAAATGTACTATTTCGCTCTCAGCTTAGTACCTAAACTTGCACGACTATGTCCCCGGAACCAGACGAAGGCACAGGTTTATATACTGACTTACCTGTCAGAtctagaagaagaagaacaaaACATGCAGCAAAGTCACACTACAACCCAACCATTCACAAGCAGTCAGCAACCACACAGTTCGGGATTTCATCAGTACCATCCAACCCTCCCTTGCCATCAAAGCCACACTCAGCAACTGCACACACATCACCTAGCCCAATCAACACCTTCTTCTACAAGGTCTGGCCAACAACATAGTTCATCTATGGAAGACCCTTCTTCGCCAGTATATCatcatttttaa